The stretch of DNA agattcatatggttagaatggaatatcttggtctcaacacatgagtaggtggttctctctcagaaaatgaatgctaaaagtgtaggcacgttctgatagctctccttcataatgaaggaagggtggaggggtatatatagccttcacacaaaatctaaccgttacacacaatttaccaaactcggtgggaccgaatcagaaaactcagtcagaccgattcagttcaaaatgtgaatgttaggcttttcggtgggaccgacatgtcaactcggtgggaccgattccattagggttagggcataacgtaatctcggtgagaccgattacacaaactcggtaggaccaactttggtaataagctaaccagagagttggtcaggcaaactaggtgggaccgaatcgctcatttcggtgagaccgaaacgttacgaaagggaaacagagagtttgcattgcgaacgcggtgggaccgatcgctcatctcggttggaccgaaacgttatggagggaaatagagagtttgcaatctcatctcggtgagaccgagatccctatcagtgagaccgaaatgactagggtttctggcagtggctatgtcaagtgaactcggtggcgccggatagaacatttcggtggggccgagtttgacttttggtttgggacatatgtggatatgagaaagtggttgagggttttggagcatatcactaagtattttgagcaagtaagtcattaagcaacacatcatccccttttaatagtattggcttttcctatggactcgatgtgatcttggatcactaaaatgaaaatgtagagtcttgagattgagccaatgtgtgtcctttgcattttgaggggtccacattcctaatccatgccatgccaatcattgaaatttctaaaatgatcatcttgaaatagtattagttcaatgagctatatgttgttagtaattaccaaaaccacctagggatagttgcactttcactattttctcgagagaagccactagtgaaatctacggccccgggTCCATTTTCTATCATActgttttcagatctattattccgaaaacccaaaaataccttgctgcactttttgtgtgtgttttcgctagatctatttatccaatctcatacaatttaatctatctcaatgccgatgagggattgacaacccctcttacatGTTGGGTtacaagtatttgttctttgtgtgcaggtatcgtttacatagtgttgcttggttctcctactggattgataaccttgctTTTCATAACTGAGGAGAAATACTTACCATTGTTGTGTTGCatcctcctctcctcttcggggaaataccCACGTAGATACAAGCAATCACCATAATCTTTCAGTCCTGTCCGAAATGTGACTCCGATCGGCGCCACGAGAGGCCCaacgatgggcgccaactgtcgtggtattTGCATGGCAGATGCCATGGGATGGACTAATCCCGCATTAGGACACCGTCAGCGCTCATGGTCCCTAACCACACGAGATAAGTCATCCCATGCCATCTGCCGTGCAAATACCACGATAGTGCTGATTGTACTCCTCGCCCGTGACGACGTACACCAGGGCCTACACCATCGTGTGGATTGCTATTGCGGCGGCTGGTCCTCCTCGTCGCTGGAGGAGATGACGATCTAATCCCGCATTAGGACACCGTCAGCGCTCATGGTCCCTAACCACGCGAGATAAGCCATCCCTTGCCATCTGCCGTGCAAATACCACAATAGTGCTGCTCGTACTCCTCGTCCGTGACGACGTACACCAGGGCCTACACCGCCGTGCGGATTGCTATTGCGGCGGCTGGTCCTCCTCGTCGCTGGAGGAGATGACGATCTCCGCCTTCGTCGAGGAGTCGCCCACCGATGAGGACGACGGCCCCGGAGTTCGAAGGCGGCGTTGCCACGATCCTCCGGAGCTGATCCCGAAACCACCGCTTGCCGGCGCCGAGGCCCATGACTTGCCCATCACCGGAGTTGTGGAGGAAGAGGGGCTAGGAGGGGAGTAGGAGGAGGAAGAGCAGAGAGATTGCAATGTGGACGGTGCCGGAGCACGACTTAAATATCCGCGACTAGGCCATGCGAAGGGCCGATCAGCCACTTTAATGTGGCGAGTTGGTTCCTCGGCAAGTTGCGTCCGTATTGAAGCTGCGGCTCCTGAGAAGTCGCGTAGTACTATGTTACCATAGACTCCAAACACCTTTCTCCTCATTAACTAGCTGCCACATAAGTAATCTTGTCTTGGGATATGTTATGTTcctagctaagttactcccactatgactagcctcaCATACAGTCGCACGCCCAACACCGGCTGCAACGCGTAGGAGATATTATTTGTGTAATTCTCGAATTAGTAAACTAATAGCTAGTTTATAAACTGTTATTTGATTTCATTTAAAAATACAAATTTGAGCTTATGTGGATAATGAGATTGGGAGATAATTGCTATCTTGTTACACAGATGAAACTTTTGATTCAAATTTGATATTTTTCAAACTTGCACCTGTCCTTTTTCCTAAAGAAACACCGATGGTTCTTCTCTTTTGCTCTCTTTCCTCGTTTGTTCCTCGGTTTGCTCCGGTACTGGTCAACGTCTATGGCATTACCTCACCTTCATGAATCTCTCCCATCGTCACTTTGGTTCTTCCCGGGACAAAAGACCTCCACCACGTCAGTCAACCTAACTTTTGTAGAAATATTGTTCAACACGGCTCTTGCTTGGAGACATGACGAGAACCTCAAAATAGTATTCCTCCAAAAGTTGGTTGATTAGGTAGCGGTCTCAGTCTTCTTCAAGTGTCACTAGCTAGTGGAGCACTTGCCCAACCAGGAGTGGCTGCTGTCTGCCGCCTCTTTCTCCTCTACTAATTCTTACACCGCTTTCACAGTCAATGGTCTCATGCCAGTCCCCTGTTCAGACAATCATATGCACACTACTACTCCTACTTCTCAAACACGAAAAAACAAAGAATTACTCGTCTCTCCATTGGCACCATCTTCTAGGAAATTACATGAGCGACGCGGCCAAACGCACGTCGTCGCGGGCCACGCTACCCCCACGCTATATAAGCCCTAGCCATCGCCCAAACGTGACACACACCCAGACAATCAACTGCCCCCCACGCACGCACACATCAAGCGCAGCTGATCCCCCAGTTGATCGATCCGGCAGCTAGCTAGCCATGGCCATGGCCGGGAGGAAGGTGACGACGAGCAGCGCCAGCGTCGCCGCAGCGCTGGTGGCGCTGCTGGTCgtggcggcggcgtcgggcgcggcCGGGATTCATGTGTGCAACGTGGACACGGGGAGCATGCTGAACAACTGCAGGTCCTACTGCTCGGTGGGCAGCAACGAGGCCAGCCCCAGCGGCGCGTGCTGCGGCGCGGTGCGCGGCGCCAACTTCAAGTGCCTCTGCAAGTACAAGGGCTTCCTGCCCAAGGACATCGACGCCAACCGCGCCATGCAGATCCCCGCCAAGTGCGGCTACGGGCCGGCCTCCTGCTAGTCACCCACTACCAACAGCTTGCTACCAACTTTCACTCGTTCGTAGGAGTGTACGTACGTAGGTTGATCTGATGTGCGTGCATGCTTTGTGTTGGCCATGCATGCTACTACCTTTGTATCCTCTTCCGCTTTTCCTAAGTCATGTTGCTGTGTGTCCACAACTATGTGGCAGAAATAAAACTTATTTCCCGCGTCTTTCTCTATATGTTAGATTTTTTTGGTCATCGATTAATAATGCCAATAAGTTCTATGAAACTTtaaaaaatattccaaaaaaacaTTTCTAAACATTTGGGTCAACACTACAAACGATCATAGGTCAGAGGTGCCTGCAAGAGTCTTCGCAAAATGTAAACAAAATTTAGAAAGTTATATATAGCGATATCACTAGTTAAGGAATGCCCCTTGTGAAGAGTGAAATCCACAAAACCATCACAATTGTGACATCAATAACAAAAAACCACCACTTTACGTTTTATTAGCaagatgcaccaaatgcaatgttATCTTTGACAAAAGAACACTAAATGCCCCTTGACCCAGGTATTGATGTGGCAAATGACAGACGTTGCAAAGAGCAGGCATGGGGTGATGGTCGTTAACTAGCAAGGCGTTAAGATGACCaaccgactgtctactacaacaagttttgccCAACTCCGGTGATGAATGGGCGATGAcagcggcgcgccttcggctcgcttcaatgcttgtagtcgtcgctaggtggtctatgaatctggatgcaatttttattatttctggtgtTCGTTATACTGTCATGATTGAAGACGAATAGATCGGatgttttttgcaaaaaaaaatgaCCAAAGAGCCCACTCATCAATATGTTCCCATGCTCACCGTCACCGAGTATGAACTGGGGTGGAGAGCCAAACCACCCGGCTGCAGATGAGATGTAGTGGTGAGAGAGGTGGAGATGTGAAGTATCGTTTAACTAGTGATTTCGCCGCCGCAAGAGGTGCCCACTTGTCGCAATCTAAGAGTTTTCTTTTTTCGTAGACTCGtttattcaaaatattttatctcttaaaccgtgtgTCAAATTTCAAACCGTTTTTATCTTTGAATTCCTCACGTCAagatcttcgaaactagaaccCATGTTGATAGATTTCCATGAACTTTTTTCACAAAAAAACCAGATGAAGAAAACCGAGCAGAAAGCACTTTTTTGactttctttttcctttttcaaAGAGGCACAACTGTGGCTCTTGCAAAGCAATTTTGTGTCTCTAGGTTGTTTTTTTCTGGCTCACTGGTGCAGAACAACAGCTACCATTTTCTTATAGTTAAAAACATGATTTAAAAAATGATCATTAATTTTTAAAAATCATGATTTTAAAAAAATGTGGGTTTGAAACAAATtccacaaatttgaaaaaaaaaacttTGCAAAATTTAAAAACGATCAataaatgttcatgaatttgaaaaaaaactCACAAATCTAAAAAATCATGAAGTTTGAAGTTTTCACAAAAAATAGAACTTTATTCATCAATTGGAAAAGGTAAGAAAGTAAAGAAAATGGCAATAAAACACAAAAAATGGAGAAAATCAGAATGGAAGCATACCAAAACCGTGACAGTGTGAGAAGCTTTCGTAGGCTGGCCCATCTAAAACCTATAGCCGGGGCAATGGGCGCCTTCGACCAAATAGAAATTTCCCTTGTCCATCTTCCTTCTCATCGGCTCTCAGTTGCTGGCCAGTTGCTTAATTTAGCCCAAGTCACTACAATTGGCCTTTCTTCAAATCCCTCCACATATTATCTACAAGCTAAAAAAATGGCACACCTTCTAAGAGTGAAATCTTGCAATTTGAGATGATTGGGACTTCAAAATAATGAAAACTTTAGGAAACTAGGAACTAGCAAAAGTTCTTCAAGTTGTGTATGTGCGTTGGGGTGCAGATCTTTGTTGTAACAACACTGCAGTTACAGTCAAAGTTGTGTGGAGCCGACCCCACGTGTCATCTGCAGCACTGCACTGATAACTGCAGAGGATCCCAACCCGCGCATCTGATGCTGTATCAATCAAGAAGATCACAAACCTTTGCAGCCCCATGATAAAGCTTGCCACTGGTTCAGATCCAATAGTATAATTTCTGCCCCATGTCAGAGTGATTATACCTAGATCGACTCAGAAATAACTACAGTTGAATAATAGAAAAGTCGTATCAATGTATAGGACATACTATTAGCAAATTGTGTTTGTGCCTATTTGTGGGGCAGTTGAGTTGTAGGTGCCTAAAAAGTGTAACACTCTACCGAGTACACATGGGTTTGAATTCTGGTATCCCGACACCTTGGTGGATGGATGTACCTTGTGATGGCAAAATATGGATTTTGTGAATGTCGTCTAGTCGGGAGTGCAGTACGCCATATCCTTGTGATCCGTGGGGCTGAAAACAAGAAGTCCCCCTCAGCACGACAGGGTGGAATGCAGACCCCCCCTGCAAATATGCTTAGCCA from Triticum urartu cultivar G1812 chromosome 3, Tu2.1, whole genome shotgun sequence encodes:
- the LOC125548989 gene encoding male-cone protein 1-like gives rise to the protein MAMAGRKVTTSSASVAAALVALLVVAAASGAAGIHVCNVDTGSMLNNCRSYCSVGSNEASPSGACCGAVRGANFKCLCKYKGFLPKDIDANRAMQIPAKCGYGPASC